The Polyangium aurulentum genomic interval AAGCAGGTCCACATGCACGTCCGGGGGCGCGTTCAGGGCGTATATTTCCGGGCAAGCACGCAGCGGGAAGCCAAGCGCCTCGGGCTCACGGGCTGGGTGAAAAACCGCCCCGACGGCGGCGTCGAGATCTGCGCCGAGGGCGAGGAAGAAGGGCTCAAAGAGCTCATCGCCTGGGCGCAGAAAGGCCCGAGCTCCGCGCGCGTCGAACGCGTCGACGTACGCTGGCGCGGCTACGGGGGAGATTTCCACGACTTCCGCATCACGGAATAGAGCCGTAAACGCCCTCCGGCGAGCGGCCCGTACGATCGTGGAAGCAGCGGGCGCGCGCCCGTCGTTGGAGGGGACAACGTGAAACACGCCTCGAGATTCTGCGCGCCGGTCGCCCTCGCCGCGCTCCTCGCGCTCGCCGCAAACGGCGCGCACGCCGCCGGCGAGATCGTTCAGCCCGCGACCACCGCCTCCGCCTCCGCGAGCGCACAGCCGGCCGCCGCCCCGAGCGCGCCGCTCCCCGAGCTGCCCAAGCTCCCGCCCATCACGACGCCCGAGCCCGACCCCGCGGCATTGCAAGATCTCGACAGGCTGCTCGACCGGCTCACCGCCGACGACGCGCGCGCCCGCACCGACGCGCGCGGCGCCCTCGGCGAGGTCACGCCCGGAACCGTGGCCGCCGTGCGCGTGCGCATCGCAGAGATCCGCGGCTCGCTCGACCGTAAAGAGGCGCAGCTCGTCCTCGAGGACGCGCGCAAAGCAGGCCGAAAAGGGCTGCGCGAAAAGGAAAAGGCCGAGGGCAAAGCGGGCAAGGACAAGGACGCGAGCAAGAGCAAGGCGACGTCGAAGGACGCGAGCAAGAGCAGCAAAGACAAACCCGCGAGCAAGGCTGAAAAAGAGAAGGAGTCCGAGGACGACGGCGACTGGCTCGACTTCGTGCTCGCGGCGCCGCGACCGAAGAACGACACGTGGCGCGACCTCGTGAAGCTGCTCGCGATGGAGCGCATGCTCGCGAACGTGGGCACGACGCCCGCGGTGCGCGAGCTGATCCAGCTCTACTCCTACTTCGGCGAGCTATTGCGCATCGACCTGCAGCGCCAGGTGGCGAAGCTGCGCGACCGAGCCGTGCCCGCGCTGATCGAGGCGCGCCAGCACGACGCGAAGATCGTCCAGCGGTTCGCGAACAAGCAGCTCGACGTGCTCGGCCGCGCGATCCCCGGCGAGGCGGTGGGCGTGACGGATCCGCAGGTGCTCGCCGACGTGCTGCGCGCCTACGGCCGCACGCGCGACGTGGACGCGGTGCGCGTGGTGCTGTCGTTCAGCAACAGCGACCGCATCCAGCTCCGCGAGGCGGCGCGCGAGGCGATCACCGCCATCGGCGAGCCGGGGATCTGGCAGCTGCGCGACGCGTACCTGAACCAGACCGGCAACAAGGCGCCGCGCGAATACACGTGGGACCGCATCGCGCGCGAGCTGTTCGGGATGTACGACCGCGCGCGCCTCGCCGAGGTCTACAAGCTGATGGACGAGGGCTCGGCGCACGCCGCCGCCGGCAAGTACGCCGAGGCGACCGAGGCCTTCGACAAGGTCCTCGCGCGCTCACCCGTGTTCGAGCGGCGCAAGGAGATGGTGGCCGCGTACGTCGAGCGGGCAAAGCAGCTCGATCCGAAGGCGCGCGAAGAGGCGCTCGAGATGCTGCGCAAGGCGCTCCGGCTCGATCCGAAGGGCGAGCGCGCGAAGAAGATCGAGGCGGAGATCGCGTACCTCGAGGGAATGCTGCTCATCGAGCGGGGCACGCCCGACAAGTTCCCGCTCACGAAGGCAATCGAGCTGGATCCCACGAATGACCGCGCGCGGCAGGCGCTCGCGTCGCTCGAGCAGCAGAAGGTGGCGCCGCAGAAGAGCCAGCTACGCCGGTATGTAGCGGCGGGCGGCGTGGGCCTTCTGGCGGTGATTGCAATGATCCTGCTCGCGCGGCGCAAAGACCCCGACGCCGAGCCCCCCCGTCCCCCCGAGCCGCCGCCTCCGCCCGCCGGGGCCGATGAAGGGCCGCAGCCTGCCGGCGGCGCGCCCGATTGAGGCGGATTCCGATCGACTGGCGCGAAAAACGAAAGCGCGGAAGGCCCCGAAGGACCTCCGCGCTTTGCAGTTCCCTTTCCCTCGCGGAGAGGCTCGAGGAAGGGAGCGGGCGAAACGCCCTGTTACTCGGTCGCCGCCGACTCGGTGGTCGAAGCCGACGCGGTCGTCGCGGCCGACTCGGTCCCCGTGGGCTCAGCCGTGGTGATCGTCTGGGCCGGCGACTCGGGGGCCGAGGTGTCCTCGATCGGCGCCGCGTCGATGAACTCGATGATCGACATCGGCGCGTTGTCGCCGCGGCGATTGCCGATCTTTACGATCCGCGTGTAGCCGCCGGGACGACCCTCGAATCGCTTGGAGAGGTCGACCATGACCTTCTCGACGATGTCGATCTTCGACCCGTCCGACTTCACGCCGAACCGCGGCACGTAGCTCGACACGAGCCGCTCGGCGTGGAGCCTCCGCGCCTTGTCGGCGGCGGAGAGCTCGCCCTGCGGCGTATAAGCGATCTTGCCGAGACGCATCGCTTTGGTGATGAGCCGCTCGGCCACGCGCCGCAGCTCCTTCGCCTTCGCGTCGGTCGTCTCGATGCGCTCGTGGGTGATCAGGTTCGCCGCCAAGTTCCGGAGCATCGCTCTCCGGCTCGACGTGTCCCGACCAAACTGCCTCCCCGCCTTCCTATGACGCATTATCGCACCCTCTAGGCTTGCGCCTGCTGCGCCTTCCAGCGCTCGAGCAGCTGCGGCCAGTTGTCGATCTTCATCCCGAGCGAAAGTCCCATGTTCGCGAGGATCTCTTTGATCTCCTTGAGGGACTTCCGGCCGAAGTTCTTGGTCTTGAGCATGTCCTGCTCGGTTCGCTGCACCAGCTCGCCGATCAGGGTGATGTTCGCGTTCTGGAGGCAGTTTGCCGACCGCACGCTGAGCTCGAGCTCCTCGACCGAGCGGAAGAGGTTCTCGTTGAGCGGCTCCTCATCGCCCGGCGTGGTCTGGTAGCTGGTCTCCTCCGACTCCTCGAAGTTCACCCAGATCGAGAGCTGCTCCTTCAGGATCTTGGCGGCAAACGCCACCGCGTCCTGAGGCAGCACCGACCCGTTGGTCCACACCTCGAGCGTCAGCTTGTCGTAATCGGTCACCTGACCGACGCGCGCGTTCTGGATGGTGTAGTTGACCTTCCGGATCGGCGAGAACAGAGCGTCGATGGGGATCGTGCCGATCGGCATCGTCGGCGTCTTGTTCCGCTCCGCGGGCACGTAGCCGCGGCCGACGTTGACCGTCAGCTCCATCGAGAGCGGGCCCTTCTTGTCGAGCACCGCAATGAGGTGGTCGGGGTTCAGCACCGACAGGCCGTCGACCAGCTGGATGTCGCGCGCGTACACCGGCCCGGGACCCTCTTTGTCGACCCGCACGGTGTAGGTGCGAGCGGCGGCCGCCTTGAAGACGACCTCCTTGAGGTTGAGGATGATGTCGCTCACGTCCTCGACGACGTCGGGCACCGTGGTGAACTCGTGCAGCGCGCCCTCGATGCGGATGGCCGTGCAAGCGGCGCCCTGGAGCGAGGAGAGGAGCACCCGGCGCAGCGAGTTGCCGATCGTGATGCCAAACCCACGCTCGAGCGGCTCACAGGTGAACTTGGCGTAGAAATCGTTCGCCGACTCGGTGTCGATCGAGATTCCTTTGGGCCGGATCAGATCGCGCCAGTTGCGCGCGATCATGGTCATGTTGCCGTAGCTGCTCATCGTCATGACGTCCTCCAGTGTCGAGGTTTCGCGCGGAGGTCCCGCGTCGAGAGCCGCACTCGGCTCGTCGACACCGCCTCCTGCCCGCGCTATCCGCGTTGCGCTCGAAAAGAACGCAACTTACCGCACGTCTACTAAAAAGCGATCGGGGCCGCGCCATAGCACGCCCCCGATCGCCTGTCCTGCCGCCAGTTGATCAGCGCGAGTAGTACTCGACGACGAGCTGCTCGCGGATCTCCGGCTCGTTGAGGTCCTCGCGGACCGGGGTGCCCTTGACGGTGCCCAGGAAGGCGCCGCGGTCGACCTCGAGCCAGGAAGCGATCGGGCGCTTGTCCGCGCCGGCGACGGCAGCCGTCACCAGCTTGAACTTCTGCGCAGCCTGGGTGAGCTCGATACGGTCACCCGCCCGAACGATGTAGCTCGGGATGTCGAGGCGCTTCCCGTTCACCTTCACGTGACCGTGGCGAACGAGCTGGCGCGCCTCCGGGCGCGAAGAGCCGAAGCCAAGCCGGTGCACGACGTTGTCGAGGCGACGCTCGAGCAGGGCGAGCATCTCCTCGCCCGTACGGCCCTTGCGGCGGCTCGCCTCCTGGAAGTAGCCGTGGAACTGGCTCTCGAGAACGCCGTAGATGCGACGCACCTTTTGCTTCTCACGAAGCCGGACGGCGTACTCGCTGAGCTTGATGCGGCCCTGGCCGTGCTGGCCAGGCGGATAGGGGCGCCGGGTATAGGCGCACTTCTCCGAGTAGCAGCGCTCACCCTTCAGGTAGAGCTTCATGCCCTCGCGGCGGCAGAGCTTGCAGACGGGACCAACGTAGCGAGCCATAACAGTACCTCAGACCCTGCGCCGCTTCGGCGGACGGCATCCGTTGTGCGGGATCGGCGTGACGTCACGGATCAGCGTGACCTTGAAGCCGGCCGTCTGGAGCGCCCGCAGCGCGCTCTCGCGACCCGCGCCCGGACCCTTCACGAAGACGGCGACAGAGCGCATCCCGTGCTCCTGAGCCCGCCGCGCCGCTTCCTCCGCCGCGAGCTGAGCGGCGAAGGGCGTCGACTTGCGCGAGCCCTTGAATCCACGCGCGCCGGCCGAGGACCACGCAACGGCATTGCCGTTGATGTCCGTGATCGTCACGACCGTGTTGTTGAACGTCGACTGGATATGCGCGATCCCAGCCGCAACGTTCTTCTTGACTTTCTTCTTCTGCTTGGCCTTGGTAGTGGCCGCTGTCTTCGGATTCGCCATGGCGCCCTATCCTCGTGGGTTTCCGATCACGCCTTCGACGCCGGGCGCCGCTGCAACATGCCCTTGCGCGGACCCTTGCGGGTACGCGAATTCGTGTGCGTGCGCTGGCCGTTCACCGGCAGACCGCGACGATGCCGCAGACCCCGGTAGCAGCCGAGATCCATCAGCCGCTTGATGTTGAGCTGAACCTCGCGACGGAGATCGCCCTCCACCTTGTAATCGGCGTCGAGGATGTCGCGGATCGACTTCACCTCGGCGTCGCTCAGCTCCTCGACCCGCCTGTTCTCGGGGATCTTCGCCTTCGCGCAGATCTGCTTCGCGAGAGTACGCCCGATGCCGTACAGGTAGGGCAGGGCGTAAACGAGGTGTTTACGACGCGGGAGGTCGACGCCAGCGATACGTGCCATGATTGCTCCAGAAACTCTTCAGTGGCTCAGTTGCCTTGACGCTGCTTGTGGCGAGGGTTCTCGCAGATCACGCGCACGACGCCGCGACGGCGGACCACCTTGCACTTGTCGCAGATCTTCTTGACGCTCGGTCGCACCTTCATGACGCGGCTCCGTTCCTCTATCCTCGCTCGGCTGCGGTCGCTTACTTATGACGATACGTGATCCGGCCGCGCGTCGGGTCGTAGGGTGATACCTCGACCGTGACGCGATCGCCCGGGAGAATCTTGATGTAGTACTGGCGCATGCGACCACTGATGGTCGCGAGCACGCCCAGTCCGTTGTCTGCCTTCACCCGGAACATCGCATTAGGCAGAGCTTCCTGCACGACGCCATCGAACTCGAGCTTGTCGCCCTTCGGTTCTTTCGCGGGTTTCGAGCTTTGGTTCGATCGCCTCATGTTGCTACCGGGTTCGCTCGATCGAGGGCAAGAAGTACCCTCCCAGTGACCTCCTCCGGCGGCCCGACACCGTCGAGGCGCCGGAGAAGTCCTTTAGTCTCGTAGTACGGCAAGAGCGCCGAGGTCATCGCCTCGTACGCGTCGAGACGTTTGCCGACGGCCTCAGGCCGATCGTCCGCCCGATGCTCGAGCTCCGCATCCGGGGGCGGGGGATTATAGACGAGATGGTAGATCTGTCCAGACCTTTTGTCGGTCCGACGGTGGATCAAGCGCTCCTCGAGAAGATCCCGGGGAACGTCGAGCTGGAGCACAGCATCGATCGTAAGTGATCGGCGCGCAAGCAGCCCCTCGAGCGCTTCCGCCTGCGGCACCGTGCGCGGGAAACCATCGAGCAGGAAGCCATTCTTGCAGTCGTCGGCGTCGATGCGCTTGTCGATGAGCTCGATCATCGCCTCATCCGGCACGAGCCCACCCGCATCCATGATCGCCCGGTAACGCGGGTCGAGCGTGCCGGCCTGCTTGGCCGCGCGCAGCATGTCGCCCGTCGAGATCTGCGGGATCCCGAACCTGGCCGTGAGGACCTTCGCTTGCGTGCCTTTGCCCGAGCCTGGCGGGCCAACCAAGATCGCGATCATCCCGGATCCCCTTTCAGCCCTCGGGCAGACGCCGCGCACGGATGCGGCCGCCGCCCCCAGTGCCGGTGAGTCCCTCGTAGCTGCGCGTGATGAGCTGCGCCTCGATCTGATTCACGGTGTCGAGCGCGACACCCACGACGATCATCAGCGAGGTGCCGCCAAACGTGATGTTGACGCGCAAGAAGTCGCCGATGATCGCGGGCAGCACGCAGACCGTCGCCACGTACATGGCCCCGCCGAACGTGATCCGGTTCATCACGCCCTGGATGTAGTCAGCCGTCTGCTTGCCAGGTCGAATCCCCGGGATGTTCGCCTGCTGCTTCTTCAGGTTCTCCGCGACATCGACCGGTTGGAAGGTGACGCTCGTGTAGAAGTAGCAGAAGAAGATGATCAGCACGGCATAGCCCGTGTTGAACACCCACCCGCCGCGGTTGATGATGCCCTGCAGCCGATCGGCGCCGGGCACGTTCATGTTCGCCAGCGTGGCCGGGAACATGAGCAGCGACGAGGCGAAGATCGGCGGGATCGTCCCCGCGGTGTTCACCTTGAGCGGCAGGTGCGCGTTCTGCGCGCCGTACACGCGACGGCCAACCTGACGCCGCGAGTAGACGATCGGGATCTGACGGCGGCCGTTCTCGAAGAACGCGATCACCGCGATCGCAGCCACCAGGAACGCGATCACCGCGGCGATGGTGAGCGGCTGCAAGTTGCCCGCGTTCTGCGCGAGATAGCCCGCCGTCCAGCCGGGGATGCCGGTCACGATGCCCGCGAAGATGATCAGCGAGATGCCGTTGCCGATCCCGCGCTCGGTGATCTGCTCGCCGATCCACATGAGGAACGCGGTCCCCGTGGTCAGCGTGATCATCGTCATGAGCTGAAAGCCGATGCCGGGGTGCGTGACGATGCCCGCGCCCTGCTCGCTCGACGAGATCGACTCCAGCCATCGCGCGATGCCGAAGGACTGGAAGAACGACAGCGCCACCGTGCCGTAGCGCGTGTACTGGTCGAGCTTGCGTCGGCCCTGCTCACCCTCCTTGCGCATCTCGTCGATGGGCTTGTAGACCATGCCCATCAGCTGGATGATGATCGACGCGGAGATGTAGGGCATGATCCCCAGCGCGAAGAGCGAGAGTTGCTCGAACGCGCCGCCCGAGAACATGTTGAAGAAGCCGAGCAAACTGCCCGACTGCTGCGCCATGTACTTGGACATCTCCCTGCGATCGACGCCGGGGACCGTGACGAAGATCCCGACGCGGTAGACCGCCAGCATGACAAGGGTGAAGATCACCCTGCGCCGGAGCTCCGGGACCTTGTGGAAGTTGGCGATGCCCGCGAGGGTGGCCATGGTGCGTCGGGGGTGCTGCTGAGGGGGGCTGGAGGGTGGAGGACGTTAGGCTTGAGCCGGCGCCTGGCCGGGCGCAAGCACGATCGCCTTGCCCCCTGCTTGCTCGATCTTCGCGATCGCGCTCTTCGAGAATCGGTGCGCCGACACGGTGAGCTTCTTGGTGAGCTCGCCATCACCCAGCACCTTGATCAGGTCGAACCGACCCTGAACGAGGCGCTTGTCGCGGAGGGCCGCGAGATCGACCTGGGCGTCGTTGTCGAACACGACCTCGAGGTCGCCGATGTTGACGTTCGCCACGATCGCCGCGAGGGGATTGCGGAACCCACGCTTCGGCAAGCGGCGCTGGATCGGCGTCTGGCCGCCCTGGAAGTGCTTCTTGCCGATGTTGCCCGTCGACCGGGCCTTCTGGCCCTTCTGGCCACGCCCGGCCGTCTTGCCGAGACCAGAGCCGACGCCGCGACCGACGCGGGTCTTGCCCTTGATGGCGCCTTCCGGGGCCTGGAGCTTCGAGAGGATGTCAGCCATAGCTAAAGCTTTCCGTTTTTCGGCGGCACGAGCCGCTCCGAATACTCGCCTACCGGGACGCCTTCGCGTCGCCGCCGTCGACTTCCTCGATCGAAACGAGGTGAAGCACTTGCTTGATCATGCCGCGGAACGAGGGCGTATTGGCGACGACCACCTCGCTACCGGGACGGCGGAGGCCGAGACCCCGCAGAACCTTGCGCATGTGCTCCGTCTGGCCGATTGCGCTGCCTTGCTGCCGCACGCGGAGATGGCTCTTCACGGCGTACCTCCCTCACCACCACCCTCACGCTGGCCCTGCTGCGGCCGGCCGGGAGGGGCTTGGCTGGCGCGGCGCCGGGGCGCAGGCGACGAGCTCACCGAGCCGCCCTTGCGCTGCCAGCCCACGTCGTCCACCTGCATCGAACGCTTGCCCGCCACCGAGTCCGGGCTGCGGAGCGCCTTCAGCGCTGCCACGGTCGCGTGCACCACGTTGTGCGGGTTGCTCGTACCGAGCGACTTCGACAGAACGTCGTGGATGCCCGCGGACTCGACGACCGCGCGCACCGCGCCGCCCGCGATGACGCCCGTTCCAGGGCTCGCCGGCTTGAGCAGCACCTTGCCCGCGCCGATGTGCCCGAAGGCCTCGTGCGGGATCGTCGCGCCATCGAGCGGGATGCGGAAGATGTTCTTCCGCGCCTGATCGTTGCCCTTGCGGATCGCTTCGGGGACCTCGTTGGCCTTGCCCAGGCCGACGCCCACATGTCCCGCCTCGTCACCCACGACGACGAGCGCCGAGAAGCTGAAGCGCCGCCCGCCCTTCACGACCTTGGCGACGCGGTTGATGTGGATCACCCGCTCCTTGAGTTTTTCGTCGTCGACCTGATCGAACGCCATACTTGCCTTCTTCGTCGTCCCGTAGGGACTTCGCTATCGCGCCCCGATGCGTGGGCTCGCCACGAGAGCCCACACGCCTTGGGAGGCATCCTCGGAGCCTGCTGCTCGAGCAGACCCCGAAAAGCCCCTAGAACTCGAGCCCCGCCTCTCGCGCGGCCTGAGCGAGAGCGCTCACGCGCCCGTGATAGAGATAGCCGTTTCGATCGAACACGACGCGGTCGATCTTCTTCGACTTGCAGATCTGGGCGATGAGCGCCCCGACCTTCTTCGCGGCATCGACCTTCGTGCCGTTGTCGAGCGTCCCCTTGAGGTCCTTCGACAGCGTAGACGCGTGGGCCAGCGTCTGGCCCGTCGTGTCGTCGATCACCTGCGCGTAGATGTGCTTGGCGCTCCGGAAGACGGTGAGGCGCGGGCGAACGTCGTTGCCGTTCACCTTCTTCCGAATGCGGAGCTTGCGGCGCTCCCGTCCGACGATCTTCATGCCCATGGTCGTCTCGTCCCTGTAGGGGCGGCCATCGACCGCCCCGCTCGGTTACTTCTTGCCGCCCTTGCCGCCGGCCTTACCAGCCTTCTCGCGCACGCGCTCACCGCGGTAGCGCACGCCCTTGCCGCCGTAGGGCTCCGGGGGACGGAAGCCGCGGATCGTCGCGGCCGTCTGCCCGATGAGCTCCTTGTCGGCGCCCGTGAGGACGAGCACGGTGCCCTTCGACTCCGCCGGCACCGCGGCCGTGAGGCCCTTCGGCACGGGGAAGACGATCGGGTGCGAGTAGCCGAGCGCGAAGGTCAGCGTCGTGCCCTTGAGGTCGACACGATAGCCGGTGCCCTTCAGCTCGAGGATCCGCTCGTAGCCATCGGCCACGCCCTTCACCATGCCGGCGAGCAGCGCGCGCACGAGGCCCTGCAGCCGCGAGCCGTTACGGCCCTCGGCGCTCGAGCTCACCACGACTCGGCCACCTTCGAGCTTC includes:
- the rpmD gene encoding 50S ribosomal protein L30, with translation MKSHLRVRQQGSAIGQTEHMRKVLRGLGLRRPGSEVVVANTPSFRGMIKQVLHLVSIEEVDGGDAKASR
- a CDS encoding DNA-directed RNA polymerase subunit alpha produces the protein MSSYGNMTMIARNWRDLIRPKGISIDTESANDFYAKFTCEPLERGFGITIGNSLRRVLLSSLQGAACTAIRIEGALHEFTTVPDVVEDVSDIILNLKEVVFKAAAARTYTVRVDKEGPGPVYARDIQLVDGLSVLNPDHLIAVLDKKGPLSMELTVNVGRGYVPAERNKTPTMPIGTIPIDALFSPIRKVNYTIQNARVGQVTDYDKLTLEVWTNGSVLPQDAVAFAAKILKEQLSIWVNFEESEETSYQTTPGDEEPLNENLFRSVEELELSVRSANCLQNANITLIGELVQRTEQDMLKTKNFGRKSLKEIKEILANMGLSLGMKIDNWPQLLERWKAQQAQA
- the yccX gene encoding acylphosphatase, which produces MALKQVHMHVRGRVQGVYFRASTQREAKRLGLTGWVKNRPDGGVEICAEGEEEGLKELIAWAQKGPSSARVERVDVRWRGYGGDFHDFRITE
- the rplR gene encoding 50S ribosomal protein L18 codes for the protein MGMKIVGRERRKLRIRKKVNGNDVRPRLTVFRSAKHIYAQVIDDTTGQTLAHASTLSKDLKGTLDNGTKVDAAKKVGALIAQICKSKKIDRVVFDRNGYLYHGRVSALAQAAREAGLEF
- the rpsK gene encoding 30S ribosomal protein S11, with protein sequence MANPKTAATTKAKQKKKVKKNVAAGIAHIQSTFNNTVVTITDINGNAVAWSSAGARGFKGSRKSTPFAAQLAAEEAARRAQEHGMRSVAVFVKGPGAGRESALRALQTAGFKVTLIRDVTPIPHNGCRPPKRRRV
- the rplO gene encoding 50S ribosomal protein L15, whose translation is MADILSKLQAPEGAIKGKTRVGRGVGSGLGKTAGRGQKGQKARSTGNIGKKHFQGGQTPIQRRLPKRGFRNPLAAIVANVNIGDLEVVFDNDAQVDLAALRDKRLVQGRFDLIKVLGDGELTKKLTVSAHRFSKSAIAKIEQAGGKAIVLAPGQAPAQA
- the rpmJ gene encoding 50S ribosomal protein L36, which codes for MKVRPSVKKICDKCKVVRRRGVVRVICENPRHKQRQGN
- the rpsD gene encoding 30S ribosomal protein S4, translated to MARYVGPVCKLCRREGMKLYLKGERCYSEKCAYTRRPYPPGQHGQGRIKLSEYAVRLREKQKVRRIYGVLESQFHGYFQEASRRKGRTGEEMLALLERRLDNVVHRLGFGSSRPEARQLVRHGHVKVNGKRLDIPSYIVRAGDRIELTQAAQKFKLVTAAVAGADKRPIASWLEVDRGAFLGTVKGTPVREDLNEPEIREQLVVEYYSR
- a CDS encoding adenylate kinase; the encoded protein is MIAILVGPPGSGKGTQAKVLTARFGIPQISTGDMLRAAKQAGTLDPRYRAIMDAGGLVPDEAMIELIDKRIDADDCKNGFLLDGFPRTVPQAEALEGLLARRSLTIDAVLQLDVPRDLLEERLIHRRTDKRSGQIYHLVYNPPPPDAELEHRADDRPEAVGKRLDAYEAMTSALLPYYETKGLLRRLDGVGPPEEVTGRVLLALDRANPVAT
- the rplF gene encoding 50S ribosomal protein L6: MLQTATPTRQTEAPKTSRVGKRPVEMPKGVTLTVNGRNVEVKGPKGQLVRELPPTVDVKLEGGRVVVSSSAEGRNGSRLQGLVRALLAGMVKGVADGYERILELKGTGYRVDLKGTTLTFALGYSHPIVFPVPKGLTAAVPAESKGTVLVLTGADKELIGQTAATIRGFRPPEPYGGKGVRYRGERVREKAGKAGGKGGKK
- the infA gene encoding translation initiation factor IF-1 translates to MRRSNQSSKPAKEPKGDKLEFDGVVQEALPNAMFRVKADNGLGVLATISGRMRQYYIKILPGDRVTVEVSPYDPTRGRITYRHK
- the rpsM gene encoding 30S ribosomal protein S13, which encodes MARIAGVDLPRRKHLVYALPYLYGIGRTLAKQICAKAKIPENRRVEELSDAEVKSIRDILDADYKVEGDLRREVQLNIKRLMDLGCYRGLRHRRGLPVNGQRTHTNSRTRKGPRKGMLQRRPASKA
- the rplQ gene encoding 50S ribosomal protein L17 → MRHRKAGRQFGRDTSSRRAMLRNLAANLITHERIETTDAKAKELRRVAERLITKAMRLGKIAYTPQGELSAADKARRLHAERLVSSYVPRFGVKSDGSKIDIVEKVMVDLSKRFEGRPGGYTRIVKIGNRRGDNAPMSIIEFIDAAPIEDTSAPESPAQTITTAEPTGTESAATTASASTTESAATE
- the secY gene encoding preprotein translocase subunit SecY is translated as MATLAGIANFHKVPELRRRVIFTLVMLAVYRVGIFVTVPGVDRREMSKYMAQQSGSLLGFFNMFSGGAFEQLSLFALGIMPYISASIIIQLMGMVYKPIDEMRKEGEQGRRKLDQYTRYGTVALSFFQSFGIARWLESISSSEQGAGIVTHPGIGFQLMTMITLTTGTAFLMWIGEQITERGIGNGISLIIFAGIVTGIPGWTAGYLAQNAGNLQPLTIAAVIAFLVAAIAVIAFFENGRRQIPIVYSRRQVGRRVYGAQNAHLPLKVNTAGTIPPIFASSLLMFPATLANMNVPGADRLQGIINRGGWVFNTGYAVLIIFFCYFYTSVTFQPVDVAENLKKQQANIPGIRPGKQTADYIQGVMNRITFGGAMYVATVCVLPAIIGDFLRVNITFGGTSLMIVVGVALDTVNQIEAQLITRSYEGLTGTGGGGRIRARRLPEG